TTTATATTGAGGAATGTCAACCAAAATTAACATTCGATGTATGCAATTTGATGCGCATGCCAATGCTTCAAACAGTTCTTttccaacatcttctttctcgGACTGTATGTTAACAAACATCACATTTATTTGTGAATGTAACTTCTTAATCGTCTCTAAAGTGACTAAGCCATCTGCGGTTGAGTATTTCGAAAGTGAACGCGCATCAAGTGGGTATCTGGTTTGCAAATCATCCAACAGATTATGTTTATCGTCAGATAATTTAGCCGGTCCCACCGTCTTCGCCTTTAGTTCCAATTCAGAAATTTGCTGTTTCAAGGTCTCGTTTTCGATCGACAAAGTACTTACTTGAGAGCTCAAAGAGGTCAGTTCTTTTTGGAAATTGGTATGAGACTCCCTGTGTTTAGATAATGTTTTTTGCTTTCTCAATTCATCCAGTTCCCTGTCCTTCCCATCAAGTTGAGACTGGAGAGTATCGTTAGCCTTTTTAAGGTTCTCTAATTccttttgaagttctttggTATCTTTATCAGATATTCTTTGTTCGACGTTCTTTGCCAATGTTGGAATACCGTTATGATTAATATCGCTAGAGCTGTCGTTCCTTATTTCTCGAGTACCCGCGGGTGATTCATTCAAATCTGTATAGTGGTAATTGTCGGTCGGCGAGATTCCTGCGGCAGATTCGGGAGATGCTGCAGGTTGTGCATAATCTTGTGGGCTGATGATTGATCCTATGGCTATGCTATTAGACGCAGTCTTGGAGAgctcaagttcttcttcatcctctgAAGACCAGTCAATAGAGGCCTTCATGGGAATTACTTGGGATGTTTGAATGGTGGCCGTAGGTGGAACATGAACCAGGGAATTGTCAGACATACTATTGACGCTATTCTCATTATGCTGATTTCTAAAGTTGGCCTCGGAGCCTCTATCAAATGCgtgttcttcatcagaatGTGAATAATTAGTTGCGTCTGGGTTGACATCGTATCCTCTTCTCTTAATCTCGTACAATATATCATCCACTAAATCGTTGAATCTTGTCTGAGATAAATTCGCCAGCTTTTGCCTGGCCTGATTCCTCTTTATATGAAAGCTGGCCTTTGGCAACAAGTAATCTGGCTTATCCTGATTGTCATTAGTGCGCCTTTGCAATTCGTCATAGACATCTGTGCTTAGTTCGTAAAATTGTGACGGAGAtagtttcaacaacttAGCCCTTGCTTTCTGAGCCCTTGGAGAGTTTGAACGATCATGTTTAACCTCAGTATCTTGGAAGAACTTTTCTAAAGCGATGAAGTACCCATATACATCCCTATGATGTATTGTAATATCAGATGGGTTACTCATGTGTAAAGAAAATTGCTGGAAAGAGAGCAGCAAGGACTCTTCAAATGAGCAAAGATAAAGTTAGCAAAATGACCCAATTGTTATGATTGGAGTTAAGGCGAAGCTTTGAAACGTTAAAATATCTTGTGCCATCTTCGACGCGTTACAAGAGGCTCACGCGGGACGAAACTTGGTGGATATGTATAAAATGAATGAATTATATGAAAACTGTTCGTATTTTAGCGTAAGAatcccttcttctttggctgTGCAGGAGATTGGGCTGCCTGATTAGAGAGGGAAACTTCTAATTGGTGTTTTCtgtcttccaaagttttTAGTTGtttttgcaatttttctttcatctcTTTATGTCTTGCAAATAATTCAGCTTCTGATTTttgtaatttcttctccttctcagAGACCTTTTGATGGAACACGCTCTTCATCTCAGCTTCTAATTTAGCCAGTTTAGCCTCGTGTAATTGTTTCTCCTCCTTTTGTCTGGATTCAGGATcgaactctttgaagaccGAATTATCCTGTTTGATCCCCAATTTGCTCAACTTCTCTGATCTATAGTTTTCATAAAGAACATTGCTAGTTCTTTCGCGTAACTCTTCCAAGTATTGACTTATCAACAAGTCACGGAGGTTGACGAGGTCACAATGGTTTGCGTTATCCACTTCGATTATCCCCCATGGGTACGAACGACCTCTAACGGATCTGCCTTCGACGTTTGTTACCAATTGGTTAGAGCCTACCACCGCATATGGCATTTTTTCGTATAATGCATTGGAAGCCTTGACGGTGTCCTCATCATCCATTGCATAGTTTGGtggttgaaaaaattcgatATTGGCTTCATCTAATTGCCTTCTGATCCTTTGCTTGAATAGTgtgatttcttcctctgttAGTATATCTGATTTAGCGATTATTGGAATCAAGTTACATTTTTGGTGAACTCTCTTACAAAACTCAACATCCAAAGGTTTTAAGAAATGTGCAGTAGGTTCGATAAAATACAGACAGGCATGGATTCTgttatcttcttctaagGATCTACTGATCTTGTTCTCAGCATCCAAGTACTGGTCAAAACGGTAGTTGATCTCATCGACAATAGGTTTCCAGGAGCCCGTGTTATCGATAGC
Above is a window of Torulaspora delbrueckii CBS 1146 chromosome 6, complete genome DNA encoding:
- the CDC3 gene encoding septin CDC3 (similar to Saccharomyces cerevisiae CDC3 (YLR314C); ancestral locus Anc_4.38), with the protein product MSTVKDELVSVKREDSEIASVGNAGNGVVPQNGTGAIDTSSVVDGVAEEQSAVENSNGNHAAAPESESMGQVLPEQPDLKIIRRQISGFVGFANLPKQWHRKSIRRGFNFNLMCVSQSGLGKTTLVNTLFNRDLEASSQVITNAGNGDMSEKMEELKIEGETEPEAKVEEEENVTSSVKIKTYFTTIEENGVTLKLSVVDTPGFGDAIDNTGSWKPIVDEINYRFDQYLDAENKISRSLEEDNRIHACLYFIEPTAHFLKPLDVEFCKRVHQKCNLIPIIAKSDILTEEEITLFKQRIRRQLDEANIEFFQPPNYAMDDEDTVKASNALYEKMPYAVVGSNQLVTNVEGRSVRGRSYPWGIIEVDNANHCDLVNLRDLLISQYLEELRERTSNVLYENYRSEKLSKLGIKQDNSVFKEFDPESRQKEEKQLHEAKLAKLEAEMKSVFHQKVSEKEKKLQKSEAELFARHKEMKEKLQKQLKTLEDRKHQLEVSLSNQAAQSPAQPKKKGFLR